Proteins co-encoded in one Aminivibrio pyruvatiphilus genomic window:
- a CDS encoding ArsR/SmtB family transcription factor, with protein MNHISQEEMHQSGLSRVSAEMPADEMLYELADLFRVFGDTTRIKILCALSVSDLCVADIAALLSMNQSAISHQLRVLKQARLVRVTRRGRSSIYGLDDDHVRTIFEQGFRHVRHIAPGEEESHG; from the coding sequence ATGAATCATATCTCTCAGGAAGAAATGCACCAGTCCGGTCTTTCCCGGGTCTCGGCGGAGATGCCTGCCGACGAGATGCTGTACGAGCTCGCCGACCTGTTCCGGGTCTTCGGCGACACCACGAGGATCAAGATCCTCTGCGCCCTTTCCGTTTCCGATCTCTGCGTGGCGGACATCGCGGCGCTGCTCTCCATGAACCAGTCGGCCATTTCCCATCAGCTCAGGGTGCTCAAGCAGGCCCGCCTCGTGCGGGTCACCCGGAGGGGGCGGTCTTCCATCTACGGCCTCGACGACGACCACGTGAGGACCATATTCGAGCAGGGCTTCAGGCACGTCCGCCACATCGCCCCGGGGGAGGAAGAATCTCATGGCTGA